A region of the Deltaproteobacteria bacterium genome:
GTGAAGAAAGGTCTGGCCGGCTCTTTAAGGCCAAGGCCGGCGAGCCGTTGATGATTTCGCTCGAACGGGCCGGCTTGGTGATTCCGTCGGCCTGCCGATCGGGGGAATGCACCGTCTGCCGTACCCGCCTGGTTTCGGGAAAGGTCTTCACCCCCTCCCGCGTGCGTCGGCGGTGGTCGGACGAGCAGGCGGGATACATTCACCCCTGCCTGAGCTACCCGTTGGAGGACCTGCATATAAGGCTTTAGCTAAAATCAAACGAAAGGAGACTGCCTGATGTTAGCGCCCAATCACTACTTTCCGCCGTTTTCCCGGCAGGAGTACGAACGAAGATATGGCCTGCTCTTGGAAGCCATGAAGGAAACGGGCCTGGATTGCCTGGTCATCTATGGAGCCACTTCTCTGGGAGGCAACGATACGGGCCAGATCAACGCCCAGTATTTGTCCAACTTTGCCGGAGTGGGGCACACCTACGTGGTGTTTCCGGTCAACGAGGCGCCGACCCTGCATATTGGTATGGTGCTGCACGTTCAAAACGCCAAAGACATCAGCGCCATCCAGGATGTGCGCGTCGGTATTGAGCTCGAAATCGGCGTTAGCGACAGGTTGAAAGAGCTTGGTCTCGAAAAGGGCCACATTGGCATAGTCGGTTCAGGGGTTAGCTACTTCATGCCCTGCACGATCCCCTACGAGCATTATATCCGCTTTTTAAATGATTTTCCAGGAGCGGAATTCCAGAACGTGAGCGAATGGTACGAAAACATTCGCTCGATAAAGAGCGATGAGGAAATCAAGCTAATCGACAGGGCGGCTGCGTTGAATGACCTTTGCCATGAAGAACTGTTCCACGCCGTCCGGCCCGGCATCAGCCACGCCGAGCTGCGCCGTATTTGCGAACAGATAGCCTTCATGCATAAAGGCAACCATTGCATGATGCATTTGAGTTCATGGCCCATGTCGAACCAGGAATGGCCATATCCCGATTTTTGGCCGACCGATCGCACCGTGGAACCCGATCATTTGGTGATGACGGAAATGCCGGTGGGATACGGCATGTACTACACCAAACTCATGAGCACCATTTTCCTGGGAGAACCGACCAGGGAATATCGGGACCTGTTCGAACTGGCCGCTTCGGTTCAGGAACGAGTGATTCGTGAGCTCAAGCCGGGTATGAAAGGAAGCGATGTAGATCAATTTGTTGAGCCCATCAAAGAGATC
Encoded here:
- a CDS encoding aminopeptidase P family protein — translated: MLAPNHYFPPFSRQEYERRYGLLLEAMKETGLDCLVIYGATSLGGNDTGQINAQYLSNFAGVGHTYVVFPVNEAPTLHIGMVLHVQNAKDISAIQDVRVGIELEIGVSDRLKELGLEKGHIGIVGSGVSYFMPCTIPYEHYIRFLNDFPGAEFQNVSEWYENIRSIKSDEEIKLIDRAAALNDLCHEELFHAVRPGISHAELRRICEQIAFMHKGNHCMMHLSSWPMSNQEWPYPDFWPTDRTVEPDHLVMTEMPVGYGMYYTKLMSTIFLGEPTREYRDLFELAASVQERVIRELKPGMKGSDVDQFVEPIKEIGYLATGLVSGWCNYNAPPFVGQTHPEFPQKAEQSHLDLVFKPGLCVQVMVYPIAPDFKKGLWVGSTCVFTQDGLRELNKYPVRKLRVA